TGCATCCTCCCCACAACGAAGAAGTCGTGGAGATCAAAGAGAACCATCATTACAGTTTGGTGGTCGGTGCAAATAGTAATCAGCAGCAGCCGGAGGAGGCAGCAGGGGCGGCGGCAGGCCCGCCGCCGGATATTCCGATAGATTCCAAGGAGTACCAGACTTATCTTAAAAGCCGCCTTCAGCTGGCTTGCGCCGCCGTCGCTTTGACTTGggtatttttccttttctttttaggaAGTTGAAAAAAGTACTTTTAATGGAAGATCAATGAATAAAGAAGATGTTACTTGGTTTTTCCGTAGTTAATGGAATAAGCTGATCCAGATGATGATGCTTGGAGCATCGGATAATGATGAAGCAATTTGTAACAATTGTGTACTAATTCTGCCTTTTGCTTTAtagatttctctctcttttagaATTTTACCTTCTCGTTTGactcaattttaattactgtcaactgaaaattgaaaatgaaaacataaacacaCGCGTTTTCACTTTAATTGCATCAATACGAGATTacaatgttaatattttaactcatatgttgttttctttttatgctAAAAACTAAACTCTGCAATTTATATAGGCAAGCAATCACAAGGCCCAAGAGTCTGCCGCTACCGTGTCCCCGGCTTCTAATCCATCACAGCTGAACTCTCACATTAATCATAAAGGTTAGCGGTACCTCTTTCGTTCTAGAGTTTTTGGAGAATTTTCCACCTGCTAAGGAATATAAATCGTTAAAACTTTTAAGTATGtcttcaaatatttacagatgGATATTGGAATAATGGATCAATTTACCATTTCATAGTCGCTGTTAATGAGATggccaaatatattttgaaagagCAAATAGGAAGAAATGGAAACGATGAAATATGCCCATTCCCACTGATTTCGCTAACTctaatcatgaaattttacgAAGTTGGCATATTCTCTGAACTtgatatttaaacaaaatggGTGTGCTTGATTGCACAATTGTACCTCAAAGTTGTATAAATGTTCCTGCTTGCTTTACTACTCCTTAGTCATCGTCCATGTCAACTTGAGGGACATTATTTGATCCAATAGCATCTTGAGATTTTGTCAACTTCTTCAGCCTTGGCAAAGAGCTCGCTTACCAAGTTTAAGATATTCACAAAATGTTGCATTAGTCAATGTCAGTAGTTGGTTTTAGTTGATGAAATGCAGGTACTAATGTtgaacccccccccccccatttTTTGATTCTATTTGGAAGGAGGATCCTTTTACgaatttgtgttttatgtCATTGTTCATTTTCTCATTGCCTTAATTGTATATTGACCAtgttatgtaattacacatatctGATTACTTTCTTCGCTggtgtgtttttctttcagtTATGAAGCACACTAAGCTTGACATATTATATGAACTTAACATGTCACTATCTGCTCTGGCTATGAATATAGGTTTCATTTATTGCATGCACATTTTGTTTTGGTCAAGTCACATCTGTCAGAGACAATATGGCACTTGCTTGGCTAAGAGGCGTgtgtcatattttaaaaactctaCATTAATCAAGTAAGTTGATTATGAGGACTTTTAGTGTACCTGGTACTACATTTTGTGCCAGAGTCCCTATGAGGTCTCCATTTGACATAGCTATAAAAACCATCTGCATATATGTGAAACTTGGAACATGTTTGCATCATTTTTGTCATCTAGCCAGTTTAGATGTTGGACAATTTTCAGCCAGGTATTAGTATCTGACAAAGGCAATTACAGAGGTTAGCAACTGGAAATGTTCTTGTTTGGAGTTAATGCAGCGTACACGTGCATTTACTCTTTTTCCTTAAATCTCTGGTTTTTAGTGTTGCTGTTAAAAAACTCCTGGAAACTGAACAAAAGGTCTTAGATTCAATACTGCCCTGCAACCCACAACATTTTGCTATGCGTGTAATTTACTAGGGTGCAAATGTATTTACTTGggcataaataaaaatggcttAAATGATAAAGTCTTTGGACATTGACCTTGTATGTTAACATTGTTATTGTTTGggtttcctcttctttttagCAAGTGGACAGGATTCATCAAAGCTACAAGAGATAGATGCTGGTGAACCAGTTTCTCTGTCTCCCTTACCAGCTGTGTTTAAGAAATCTGCAGCCCAGGTAAAGTCAGTGACAAGTGGATCATCGGTGGAACAATCAGATGATGATGAAGCTGAGGGAGAAAATGAAGCGACTCAAAATATGGACGCTACAGATGCAAAACGCATGAGAAGGTATTCAGCTGAATCTTTTAGTTGTCAATAGTCTTACATAATAGAGAGTTCTGTGATCATGTCAGGAAGTTAACTCGAATACATGAGTGCAGATGTAGACTAGTCTTTGCGAATAGATTTTACATGATGGAAATTCATCTCTCTGTTTTAAAGCCACTTATCTATTTCTTTGACAGAAGGGCAAATCTCATTGTTGAAGATAGttgttttaattgatttgttacCTACTTGAGGAACATTCTTGCTGATATGTACCGGCATTCAGATACAGAACAGAAATGAGACTTTCTGAAGTGTTGTGTCATATATTCATCAGTTGGCGAAATGCAGTagtaatagaatatatttctCATGTGTATTGGCCTTGAGCTTTTGCTAAATGCAAAGAGTGGCCAGTGCAAATATTTGCACAGATGATTTacattgtttcttttctctaaGCCTTAAAATATCTGAAACAATGTAACttgttaattatgttattctATGCTAAATATTGGACTGTCAACATTATAGATGGCAGTTTACATCATGAATCAGCCAACTACACTCCTTGGATTGCCAAAATTCCAagtttatcttcttttttatttttttattttgagggTATTTTAGTGCGTTCTCTAGTCTCAAAGTCCAGTTCTTTTctctaattattttctttacgGTTTTCAGAATGCTTTCAAATAGAGAATCAGCTCGTCGGTCTAGAAGAAGAAAGCAGGCCCATTTGACTGAGCTTGAAACACAGGTCTATTCTCACCTCTGGTCATTTTTATCTGGATTACCTTCCAGTAACTCTCCAGCTGGATATTGATTATGCTGCTTTGTAGGGTACTCAATTAAAAGTTGAGAACTCTTCTTTACTCAAGCGCCTTACAGACATAACCCACAAGTACAATGAAGCAGCTGTTGACAACAGAGTTCTGAAAGCCGATGTTGAGACATTGAGAGCAAAGGTAATTTCTATCAAATAGATTTAGATGGGATTACTTGCATTTGGAGATCCATGTTTCGGAACTTATTTTTGAAGAACTGTTATTGAAGTTCTACTAGTCCGCGGAAGTACTGGTTCTGTAGAAAAGATAGTtctgaagaataaaaaaaaaatgtcataaaAATATCGGCTCCTTGTACGAGTCTGAAAACAATGGGTTGGTGAATGCATCTATTTGGGATGGCCTTTTGCCTCTAAACACCATGATTAATAGTACTGTGGACAACTTTTAAAAGCCAGTGGATATATGGAACCAATTGTTATgttgaaatttcaaatgagATGTTTAGAATGAGAGACCAGTACTGTTCTCTTGACTCTTTGAAGACTATTCTCACAAGTTGGCGGATCCTGATTCCCATTCTGAGTATGAATATCTTTgcttaacaaaaataatttggtgttGAAAGTTTCAAATATGGGTATTTCGTGTGAGTGGATCAGATACAATTTGGTTTGCTAAGTCTCACATTCAGAATCTCTTTGAGGGGAACTGCCCAAATGACATACTCAACCTATTATTGAATAGGTTAAACCTTTTGTATTATGCAAGAACCGGATGTGCTTTGGCAGACTACTATTACATGGGTTTCTTTAAGGCAGCAAGTGACTGATAAATGTGTGTCTGTCCTTCATCCTTTTCTTTCCATTGGTCATTTAATGATACATCAATTTTCCTGGATTAAGGTGGTAGTTTTGCCTCATGTGGATCATAGTATCTGTGGGATGCTTTGATGATTATTTCACCAGAAGATAGCTGACTACTGTTGTTTCTTCAATAGGTCAAAATGGCTGAAGAAACAGTTAAGAGAGTCACTGGGCTGAACCCACTTTTCCAAGCCATGTCCGAGATATCCACAATTGCAATGGCATCCTTTGTCAATAGTCCCGACACATCAGCCGACGTAGCTATGCCAGTGCAAGATGATCTGAAGCAGTATTACCACCACACCCCATCTAATAGTCACACCTCTGTGGGAAACCATACAATTCAAAATGGTATTATGGATATTGCTCCAGGAGAGAATGTACAATCTAACGCAACAACAGCAGTTGGGTCGAACGAGAAGGGAAGGACTGTTTCCATGCCAAGAGTTGCCAGCTTGGAACATCTGCAGAAGCGCATCCGTGTTTCCTCAGGTACACAAGGTGCCGGTGAACCTTAAGGATACGTTGACAGGAGTccataaattttagtttgtagTATCATTTTTTCTTGGTCTAAGTTGCTCTCTGGATAAGATTCATCCCtggattaattttttcttatgtgAAGTTCCTGATACAAATAGGTTTTCTATTCGATTAACAATTGCAAGATTAAATACACATTTGAttcctttgtttttgttttgtaagaAAACAAAGACATCCACGTATATAGAcgcccaaaaaaagaaaagaggagaCATCAAGACACCTCAATTCTACTTTCAGGAAAGAGAACACAAGTGACATAAAACATTCTGATCCAAAGGGTGGAAATCATTTTCAATTACAGTGCTCAATTCTCCATCACTGTCAAATACAAATACCAATCTGAGTCCCGGAATGCAGTATCAATATGAATAATTGCCATGAGAATTTAGAAGAGGGAAGGGACGACATTGAGACAAACGTAGATTCGCTGGTTGGCAGCACAGATGGTTAAGCGTGCAGAGGTGGAGTATGATATGGATCCTAggaatttgttgaaaatttggtaaaatgTCCAAGTGCAGGAGGTGTCTGGATACAGAAACCGATATCTAAATGGGCTCCACGGGGTGAGCGGAATACCTGATATTTCCACTCGCTTGTTaagagaaaacaaatcaaaGGGAAGATTCATAGAATCCCCCAGGACAGGGAGCATATCACTGAAACATCTGCGATCAGATAGTCTGCGGCTAGCTGTGTCGTACTCGGGAATGTTACATGCTGTCAACCAGCCGAGAAGGGAGCTTCAACAATGCTAGCCTGCCCTACCAGGTGAGCAACATGTATGATGATAGTGCCATGGGCTGGATTTTCTCATGCTGAATAGTTGTCTCCTCCCGATTACTAGCCTTGCCATACTCCCAGCTTAACTCAAATGTTTCCACTAGTGCAACCAATGATAAATGTCAAAATCCAGCAGTACTATATAATGTCTTTCGGGAGCACCATAAATATCAAAGGATCGATTGAGATTCCTATAAGGATTCATGCAGAATGGACCTGTAAAATAAAAGCCAGCACTCCGTTGTTTAAATTAGTAATgaccttaaaaaaaatatgttaaaaatcagtatgataaataaagaaatatgtGAAGAACGTGCGGACCACCCCtacaaaataccaaaaagaaaGCTTACAAGCTCgtgaacaaaaatatttgagctTGAGGTGTAAGCATTGAAGGCTCGAGCACAAAAAACTCAAGTTTGAGTTAATCTTTAAATCAAACTCATTTTGCAcccctatttttaaaatcttgaaaaaaatgaCTCAGAAACACCAAAATCCACTCAACTTTTAGAAACCACGGATTTCTACTCTTCAAAACTATCTTTTTCCTCTAATGTTGTTCTAAATTCCCTTCCTGAACCCTAGATTTGGtcctatataaataaaaaggttaattacacttaaaccccTTTAAGAactaaaaactatattttttctcaaaaaaaagtttaaagttctaaatataattttaaaactttttagaaggaaataattttatatttgtaggATACAAATGTAGTTAAcaccaaacaaaaagaaattttcatttcaaccctaattaattattgattatcgGCAACACGTGAAAAATTTGGTCTCGTTTTTCACACAGTCCGTTAcatggatttggatttggatttgtttttaatatatatatatatatatacatatacatacatgtacaTCTATCTCAGACTCAGacccaccaaaaaaaaaataataataataaaaacaccAAGACCCAAAAAAATATCGAAGTACTCCACCCACCTACCACTTATCAATAATACTTCTTGACCTACCTTCCATTCCATATCAAATCTCTCTACAGTAAGCAAATATCTTAGAAGTTAGAATAGAAGCTGAATCAATGGCAGCCATCTCATTTGCTGCACTCACAGCGTGCCCCAATCCAAACCCATCACCAAGATTCACCTCTCTATCATCTTCCAGCTCAGTTTTCTTCAGCTACAATGTGTGTAACCGGGCAGGGCTCGTGCTTTATGCGGATCGGCCCAGGAGAGCCAAGAAGAGAGGGCTTTCCTGCAACTGCCTTTTCGGGCTTGGAGTCCCCGAGCTCGTAGTTATTGCGGGCGTGGCGGCGCTCGTGTTCGGGCCCAAGCAGTTGCCTGAAGTGGGTCGAAGCATTGGGAAGACGGTCAAGAGCTTTCAGCAGGTCTTACTTTTTATCCTTTTTGCTGGGCAAAGTGGGCTGTATTTCCTTTTTAGCTTTGATCTCTTGTTGCTCTTAGTTGATTGATTCTCGCTGTTGTTCAAATGAAATTGGGTAAAGAGGGGTAGTTTGCGTTTAGGACAAGAACCTCTGTTCTT
This Sesamum indicum cultivar Zhongzhi No. 13 linkage group LG5, S_indicum_v1.0, whole genome shotgun sequence DNA region includes the following protein-coding sequences:
- the LOC105162444 gene encoding light-inducible protein CPRF2-like, with amino-acid sequence MDRMFQVDEIPDQLWSPHSPIRLSLEEEEADYPSSSSITTTAASKMMRMNRSSSEWAFQRFLQETAEPDRTTTTLQSPSSSMHPPHNEEVVEIKENHHYSLVVGANSNQQQPEEAAGAAAGPPPDIPIDSKEYQTYLKSRLQLACAAVALTWASNHKAQESAATVSPASNPSQLNSHINHKASGQDSSKLQEIDAGEPVSLSPLPAVFKKSAAQVKSVTSGSSVEQSDDDEAEGENEATQNMDATDAKRMRRMLSNRESARRSRRRKQAHLTELETQGTQLKVENSSLLKRLTDITHKYNEAAVDNRVLKADVETLRAKVKMAEETVKRVTGLNPLFQAMSEISTIAMASFVNSPDTSADVAMPVQDDLKQYYHHTPSNSHTSVGNHTIQNGIMDIAPGENVQSNATTAVGSNEKGRTVSMPRVASLEHLQKRIRVSSGTQGAGEP
- the LOC105162445 gene encoding sec-independent protein translocase protein TATA, chloroplastic isoform X3, which gives rise to MAAISFAALTACPNPNPSPRFTSLSSSSSVFFSYNVCNRAGLVLYADRPRRAKKRGLSCNCLFGLGVPELVVIAGVAALVFGPKQLPEVGRSIGKTVKSFQQAAKEFESELKKEGESSAEPSSEKITTASEEEKQEDKVPA
- the LOC105162445 gene encoding sec-independent protein translocase protein TATA, chloroplastic isoform X1 encodes the protein MAAISFAALTACPNPNPSPRFTSLSSSSSVFFSYNVCNRAGLVLYADRPRRAKKRGLSCNCLFGLGVPELVVIAGVAALVFGPKQLPEVGRSIGKTVKSFQQAAKEFESELKKEGETSAEPSVEKITTVSEEEKQEGKVPSTKESSYT